Sequence from the Zeugodacus cucurbitae isolate PBARC_wt_2022May chromosome 2, idZeuCucr1.2, whole genome shotgun sequence genome:
TTTTATTTCAGTTACTATAAATGCCCACATGCCACGGAACCTCACTAATTTGAATCTCTATGCCGTTACGTGCAAACGGTGTCGAATATTGTTGCAGCTCTCCACATTTTATTTCGCAGGGTGTTATCGGGTAATTCCACTTGTACTCGTTTGTAcagcttaaaattgttttttgacgGACACTAAAATGACAAAGAAATATTGGCTGAGTGGCAGAGAATGACAACAAAATACGAAGAACATATACTTTTTTTGCTGATATCCTATCGCACACTTGATTACAGCAATGGTGTTTGGTTTGATTTTTTCACAAGCTACTGGCGCACTTTCAAATAAACAAATCGCTGTGATCGATTTATCGTCATTCAGCACCCGTGCATCGCAATAgtctattaattaataaaataaattttttcgcaAGTAAGAGATTGTGAATCTACTTgtcaagaattttaaaatttactcacTGCGACTGTAACAAACTGGCACCTTTTTGTCCCAACCATCGTCTGTACAGACCAACGTTTCATCTCCGTCTAACTGGTAGCCAGGTTGACATGCAAATGTAACCAACGTATTTGTTGGCACACTGGAACCGGCGTCGATATTCGTCCTAAAGTTGTTATTCGTGATTATTACGTTGCTAAGATTAGCGGGTATTTGACACTTCTTTTCAATTGGTAACGCTATTAGCGCTGAAGTACTCCTCATCGGCTTTGCTATAAGTTTTAAAACTGGGTTAATCAAGCGCAAATACAACAAGCAATAATTTGTACAACAATcatttttacaaatacaaagaATTTTGATCTCAAACACCAATATCAAAAACCAAGAAGAGCGTAAGAACTGTGCTTCGGGGCTCCGACTTCTTTGCCCTAACCTaacatacatcaatattaagGAATTCTTCATAAGGATTTTCATCCATATTGTCAGTGTAACTAGAGAACCTTTTGGATTTTGTACTTTTCCAGCGAACTAATTGCATTTAATGACCGGTTTTCTGAACGTCACACGACTTAAGCTGACGCAGCATCATATCAGAGGCTGGCAATCGCTTTATGCGATTTGAGCGGAGTTTAGGTTTCTAAATTGAGATCCAGTTTTCGACCAGAGTGTCACTGACCTCAGCTCCaagtttgcaattttcctcttttaagtgtattttaatatttttgaaactgaATGCAATGATTATTGCCAAAAGGTAAATATACATGGGCATTTCCGTCATGTCGAAAGTGACAATCGCAcacatttcaactaaaaaaattatgaactaaaatgttttttaaatttgacagtaggatttttaaCAGCTCCTTCTTAgccctacatttagtgttaaagttgatttttaaacgattttcattttcaagataaatcGTTTTTCCAGACAACGATTAAAAcgccgatttcagcgaattgtgaggcaatattcaaatgtttttgattgtaaaacgTTGTGCATGGATGCctttaaaattggtatgaatttctcccaaaaataatttaaagtttttttttaattaaatattaacattAGTAGTAAATGTACCTATTTTTGAATAACATCAAtcgagaaaaacaacaaaaatgttcaatagtatgaaatgaaaatggtatTATGGATATGAAGCAGCTTTTACTTCTTGACTATCGCAATAAAAGAAGTATAAccattttttatctaaattatATGATTCTAAGGAATGATTTTCAATCTGATtacataaaattcattttaagcacagtaatatttgtaatattttgtttttgaatagcattttaattttttttttgtaaaatcaacccggcttgtttttaatataaaagcaGTTAccatctaaaaaaataaatattttaggaaaGCTACTAAAGGATTGCtcaattttagttaagagatcaatcaagaaataaaaatgttacgCGCAGCTTATCACATATAACAGTAAATGATTTTCTCCTGACGAACTTGTTACAATGAGCACTCTTCTTTTGATTCGTAAacctataatttatatttaatttattctataacaagtaatacatttttttttaagtcgaggccattttgttatttttctttttttttgaaaatggtcaacccgataacgacatccttactaatgaagaatcttcttgtttttgtgttttagacAAGGGTTGAAATCACGTCTACCATCgtcgaattttttttcttgcaatttttttacattattgaaatgttaataaaaaacataaaaaacatataaaaaatggatagttaaaatgtttttcatttttttttatcttagtttaaacaaaaaaaacgttaacttcggctgtaccgaataTAATATaccaggtgcatttcttttagtaactctTTGCTTAAAGACGTAAGAAAGAgtatgtaaaaaaaagaaaacattttacggcgggttgtttgctagaaacattaaggttatatagttaaccgatctgaacaatttcttcggagattatattattagcttaagcagtaatccatgtgaaatttcgtgaagataccacgtcaaatgcgaaaattttccatacaagcccttgattccaatcgttcagtttgtatggcagctatatgatatagtgaaccgatctgaacaattttttcggagattaaattatttctatgagcaataactcacaccaaatttcgtgaagatatgtaataaaatgcggaacttttccatacaagcccttgattccgatcgttcagtttgtatggcagctatatgatgtagtggtccgatatcggcagttccgacaaatgagcagcttcttgaagagaaaataacatctgcaaaatttcaaaaccatatcttaaaaactgaaggactagttcgtatatatacagacagacggacatggctaaatcgactcagctcaacatactgatcatttatatatataccttctgggtgttacaaacttcgtgacaaacttaatataccctgttcagggtataaaaatgccTAGAATTCATGcgtctagaccagaatacccccttaacAATTTTGACTAAAACACAAATgttgtagaaaaatcgaaatgagaaaagtagctcctctgcgacttggctttcgtatatctcgtaattggttatgaataaattttaaatttatttaatatgaacaaatttaaatatttttctatgaaaaaaatgcaaaaactttgtaattctaataatattttttctgtggTGGActttctggcggaaatgcccatatacatTGCCAAAGTTTTCGAGCTCATTCTAAGGATCTCACAGATCCAGTGATACGAAAATCAAACATTGTGTTGTTAACTAAAACTTGGTTAGACAAAGATGAGAACGTCAGCATATCAAACTTCATTTGTTTCGTCAAATATAAGAAAAAGAATTCATGTTTGGGAGACCATTTTATCTGTAGTTTTGGTCTTGAAAAATTGGCTTTTTAGAAAAGGTTGTTTTGTCAAATGTCCACAGGTATATATTTAGTATGGACATTAAAAATTCTCttaattctatttttaattCTCAAGAATTAGAGATTCACACAAAGGCATAGTAAAACAATGCGCcactaatttttataaatttcattaatatatttagAACTCTGCACAAGATAGCAAACACAATCGATAGACTtgttttacttaattttcactTACAAAGGTGGCTGTCACCGATAAGTGCCAAGAAaacaatcaaatatatattccaATGCCTATTGAATGAAAAATCAACAGCGATAAAGTCGAGcatgatttataatttaaaacacaaCTGCTccgtaatatatgtatgtatgccaatTCTTTGGAGCTTTCTCTGTTTTCGCACGATAATTTTGAACTGCGCTTCGCATTCGCGACTTGAGACATCATCGAGATCTCGAACACTACTGAAGCTCAGCTCCATTCTCAAATGTACGAAAGtgatttttacaataatatacTATAATGCaactgcatatgtatgtgtcttgATAAGCGGCGATATTAGCATTAGCTAAGAAGCCACCGTGAGATTTAAGAGCCGGACTCTATCTTTGAGAcatgtttcttttttgtctgtgtttttgtgttgttttgacaaGCCAATCGGTttgagtaaaatattataaaaaataaaatacgtaaGGAAGTgcttagttcgggtgtaaccgaacattttatactcttgtaaTTACTTGTAAGACAcaaaagcaattaaatatttgtaagtgctggcaaaattgtgtattaaacaagtaaggaacacAAACAGTTGGAGTGTAACCGAACtcaggcacactattagaaggatttatttagaatatctgagagaaatACATTGTTTATGCAAAGTGTTGTTTCGATATATTCACTGCCTaagttatatattgtaaagtgaacaaatcagatggacttcaaaattgtagtATGTATAAGGAAAGTGGGCGTTGTTCAGAACCGATTGCGTCTATACCATTGGGATGCCAAAAAAATCTTACGCACCGAATTGcgttgaaatcggttgagtagtttctgaggTATTGTTTTCGAACCATAAGTGTTCGGGTGTTGCTCTCCTGTACCACCTCTATCATGGAATTGACGGCTTCTGGTGTTTTATGAATTTAAGGCATTTTTCAGAGAATAGAACGGAACGACAGacgtccggatttcaaatctcctcgtcgccctgatcactttgccAGTATATCACTACATATTTTAgtcgttcagttttaggtctTACAAACAATCGAATACTAACCTCCTAGGAGTGCCAAACAACAcgtataccaagtttcatcaagatatcaagTCGGTATAATTTGTATTGAGGTCGTCGTTTGCGTGGACAATCGGACGATAATTCCGATCAAATTTGATATTCAAAATTCTGGAATAATAGCATGTAGGCATAATGCCATCCCATTTGCCTCTTCTGCAAATTAAATAATCTGTGGCGTGCAAAATGTAGCcattttcacaatttataagtaaatatttgggGTTGGAAAAATTCTGGACGTCCCCTTTGTAGATGCTCTTGTAGATTTGTATTGCTGTGTCATATATCCTACAATTTAGCGTAAAAGTGCAGTATTCAATAGACTGACAGCACAATTAGCTTTCTCttaaaataatgataaattctattataagataaaaatacaatCACAAGTGCTTACTGAAGTTAGGAACCCCTTTATTCTATCCATTGTTCGTACATTTTACCCTATCTAATTTATAACCATCTTCACCAGCAAAGATTTCATGTATATCTGAGTAAGGTATGTCTATGTCAGCCCTGTTTCCAAAGTCATAGAAATAACTTCTGTGGTTCCGATGACAGAGTAACGGCGTTTTGCGCGCACTAACCAGACTTAGATTACACAAGCGGACTATTAATACAGAATACAGCCATTATTCGAGCAAATTGAACTATTCTCGCCGTTCAATTTATATCCATATTCGCAGgtacatatattcaaaataagaGCCTGCTTGGGTCTTCTTGTCCCATTTGGAATATTGATAGTCATAGAAATTTCGTATATTTGAATCCAACAGCATATGAGTGGTGAACTGAGAGTTCCCACATCGAATATATCGCATTGATTAACtgtgaatttgtgaaaaattaagaattttgaaaatggTTATGAAAAATGGTAGGAACGTTTGGATTATCGTGTGCGCATACTTACCACTAAATGCAaagtataaacaaaagcaaaaatacacatataattgtttgtatgaggtattattttttagtcaaaaataaaagcttaaaaaattatagaccaaaaaaagcaaatataaaggacatatacatgtgtatatgtctACTATTGCTTcaaattatgaatacatatacatgtgtatataaaaatattgtttttgtacaaaaatattatatcttaACAGTAGTTCAGTTTCGAAACATAACATTGTGatgaattttgtaataattataaaatgcaTACTCCATGTGCATGTGCTTAAGTACGAACATAGTACAAAGTTTGTCACTTTCATTTTCACACCGgtaagttttaattttcaatctgATCATCCTCTATGCTTTGACGTATTTTAACATAATATTGCACATTCGTCAGCGCTATAAGATTATCTCTCGCGCAATCGACATTGCCCAATGGTGCATGACTTATTACTCCAACCAAATAATATTGTCCATTGGTACTTTTGACGAAACCTCCACCGCTATCGCCTCGACATAACTCGCCTGAGGTGCCTTTGCGGACAACACAAAACTTATCAACTGCCAAGTCATATCGTTGCGTTGCTTTGCCGTTTAACGTTTCATTGCAGGAGTTATAGGACAGCGTAGTTACTTCCACTTTCTGAAGGACGTCTTTATAGTGACTGCTCTCAGTGGGACCCCATCCGATTATGAAACTATCTCTGCCAGTTTCCACCGCGGCGGCTTCTCCGAAGATATATTGAAAGCAAATCGGTTTGACTGAATGATTGAATATGAACGGCTGCTGTAAGGTGATAATCGCTATATCACCGTAATAATTATCATCGGAACCCTTGTATCTAAGAAATATTCAATCAGTTTTTGTACCTTTATTCTATTAAGCAATCTCACATTtcgggtatatatatatttgttacatCGACACCATCCGAGACGTTATACGAGTATTTCACTTTTGCTGGTGAcaccttaaaaaaattattttcgtacGGACTTGAATTGGCTTCATCATAAAAACAATGGGCGGCTTTATACAGGAAGAATTGAAATGAGACTAcgtattaacataaaatatccTAAAATAtctattacatatgtaaatcataTCTAAGGTtttgtaagttaaaaaaagtaaggaagggctaagtttgggatTTCAGATTTCGCCCCTACTATTGGGATTGAATGCCAAAGAtgcccatttcaaattttatatactaaTTTGCGCAGCTCTGCCTAAAGGAATTGACTCCAGactccaagtttcgtcaagatatctaatttttactcaagttacagtttgcacaaacggacagacagacattcggatttcaaaccAGTTcgacaccctgatcattttggtatatacatatgtatgtatacctctCTATCTAAATTGCtcttagttttaggtgttacaaacaaccgttatgtgaacaaaactaagcTCTAAGCGACATGTTGCGGGAGTCTAAAAAAACGGTATCTAAAAACCAagtgaaatatgtttttatactctcacaacaaagttgctaaccCAAACAAagcttatgttgaaaactactaaaaaaggtttaattaagtaaggaaaagcactagaaaccttaaatttcatggaaTAGATGACAGAGGACTACACTCATCTCTCTCATTAGGAGACAAAATTTGACAtaggtgtggctccgcccacttatgggtcaaaaaccatatctcaggaactactcgaccgatttcaatgaaacttggtttgtaatagtttccttacctcccaataatatgttgtgaaaattgttaaaatcgcttcacaagcacgcttcctatataccagaactttgaagacgatctgaattgtttactttacaatatataaagtaagcactagtgaagatgtcggtgcagaactttgcacaaatactacgtttataatgtccattctaaaaatcgccaaaatcggaccatatgttttcaaggccccatatatcgaacatgaggacctcggtgcttctaacctaatattagggtttccaactttcaatggactttatgtaatacatatgacgaatatgtgggtcacattgtgtattatataatattaattaagttaaataaataaattgcgagagtataaaatgttcggttacacccgaacttagcctttccttacttgttttattattatgagTATGTCCTTAATCATTGTATAAATTTACCTGATACAACAAGACGATTAGAAACTATGGATCCGCcacaaatatgtttaaaatcccTTTTATTTAAGTTACTATAAATGCCCACATGCCACGGAACCTCACTAATTTGAATCTCTATACCGTTACGTGCAAACGGTGTCGAATATTGTTGCAGCTCTCCACATTTTATTTCGCAGGGTGTTATCGGGCGACTCCACTTATACTCGTTTGTAcagcttaaaattgttttttgatggacactaaaattataaagaaatcttGGCTGAGTGGCAGAGAATGACGACAAAATACGAAGAACATATACTTTTTTTGCTGATATCCTATCGCACACTTGATTACAGCAATGGTGTTTGGTTTGATTTTTTCACAAGCTACTGGCGCACTTTCAAATAAACAAGACGCTGTGATCGATTTATCTTCATTCAGCACCCGTGCATCGCAATAGtctatgaattaataaaaaaatttttttcgcaaGTAAGAGATTGTGAATCTACTTgtcaagaattttaaaatttactcacTGCGACTGTAACAAACTGGCACCTTTTTGTTCCAACCATCGTCTGTACAGAGCAACATTTCGTCTCCGTCTAACTGGTAGCCAGGTTGACATGCAAATGTAACCAACGTATTTGTTGACACACTGGAACCGACGTCGATATTCGTCCTAAAGTTGGTTTTCGTGATTATTATGTCGCTAAGATTAGCGGGTATTTGACACTTCTTTTCAATTGGTAACGCTATTAGTGCTGAAGTACTACTCATCAGCTTTGCTATAAGTTTTAAGACTGGGTTAATCAAgcgcaaatacaacaaacaataatttttacaacagtcatttttacaaatacatagaattttgatcttaaacaCCAATATCAAACACCAAGAAGAGCGTAAGAACTGTGCTTCGGGGCTCCGACTTAAGGAATTCTTCATAAGGATTTTCATCCATATTGTCAGTGTAACTAGAGAATCTTTTGGATTTTGTACTTTTCCAGCGAACTAATTGTATTTTAAGACCGGTTTTCTGAACGTCAGACGACTTAAGCTACCGCAGCATCATATTAGAGGCTGGTAATCGCTTTATGCGATTTGAGCGTAGTTTAGGTTACTAAATTGTGATCCAGTTTTCGACCAGAGTGTCACTGACCTCAGCTCCaagtttgcaattttcctcttttaagtgtattttaatatttttgaaattgaatgCATTGAGTATTGCCAAagggtaaatatatatgtatataaaaacggTTTAGGGTTTACCCCAGccacatatactacatatagttattatcgttattctattggactttatgccgaatatttgtGTCGaaagtttgttatattaataacaataaataaataacttgcgataacaaaaaaaagtggatacacccgaacttagccctttcttacgtGTTTTTAAACGAGTCTTTAAATTTTACCGTATACGATGGGAAGAGAAGATAGATAAAAATGATATCATTCAGAAATAGTGTGTGACGAAATACGCGTCGCCTGTTGTGTTAGTTACAGAGGAAATCGTAGCAATCGgttttgttgtgcttttttcAAGATAAACGAACAAATAATCAGGGACAAATTTCCAATGACAGTGGTGGACGAAGCATTAGACAGGTTACAGAGTGTAAGGATCTTCACCACATTGGATTTGAAGAACGGATGTACTAATAAAACCAGGTTTTCGAAAATGCATATCTTTCATAACTCAGAACGGCTCGTACGATTTTGTGCTATTTGGAATTAATTCGGCAGAGGTATTTTGTCGATACATACGAGCGATATTCCAGAGCATGCTTGCATATCAATTTACACTCTATACGACTGGCTTCCTAATGTCTGAAACCTTCGTTacatcaaataaaaacaataaagagGCAGCTTTCACAAATATCAGGGTCACACAGAGCAGCTTTGGATAAATAAGTGAGATATAGGAAAAGAGAAAGGtaatgaaaaacaagtaaggaagggctaagttcgggtgtaaccgaacattttatactctcgcaatttatttatttaactttatttatattatataatacacaatttgacccacatattcgtcatatatattgtataaagtccattgaaagttggaaaccataatattaggttagaagcaccgaggtcctcgtgttcgatatatggggccttaaaaacctatggtccgatttcggcgatttttagaatggggctgccacactattaacatagtatttgtgcaaagttcttcaccgatatcttcactagtacttactttatatattgtaaagtaaacgattcagatcgtcttcaaagttctggtatataggaagtaggcgtggttgtgaagcgatttggccaattttcacaacatatcattgggatataaggaaactattacaaaccaagtttcattgaaatcggtcgagtagttcctgagatatggtttttgacccataagtgggcgacgccacgcccattttccattttgtaaaaaaatctgagtgcagctttcatctgacatttcttatgtgaaatttagtgtttctgacatttttcgttagtgagttaacctacttttagtaattttcaacctaacttttgtatgggaggtgggcgtggttatgatccgatttcattcctttttggactgtattaggaagtggctaaaaaaaccgactgcagaaagtttggtttatatagctctattggtttgcgagatatgtacaaaaaacttagtagggggcggggccacgcccacttctccaaaaaaattacatccaaatatgcccctttatagtgcgatccttcataccaaattttatttccatagctttatttatggcttagttatggcactttatgtgttttcggttttcgccattttgtgggcgtggcagtggtccgattttgctcatttcaaagcaatcttcctatggtgccatgaaataagtgtgccaagtttcatcaagatatcttaatttttactcaagttacaacttgcacagacggacggacggacggacggacagacagacattcggatttgaactccactcttcaccctgatcactttggtatatataatataccaaatatctaactcgtttagttttgggtgttacaaacaaccgttatgtgaacaaaactataatactctctttagcaacatttgttgcgagagtataacaagatTAAATAATTGAGAAATTAACTCACTGCATTGCGGTAGTTTCAGACTTTGCTCATGACTCCAACCATTCGAATCACAAGTGGTTTGTTCCGCGCCTTTTAATTTGTAACCGTATCCACAACTGAAAATAATTTGCGTATCTAGAGTATAATTTGTGGActgaataatattattattaattatcttCTGCTTGGATTTTGACTTTGCGTCGAAAAGCGTGCAAATAAGAGGGTGTTCACAGATGGGTATGAGATGACCGCTGCAAGAATGTGCTACTGAAATGATGTTAGTAAAACTAGTCATATATGTAGCTTATTTGAATAGTTAAAATACGTACCAATACATTTGGGCAGATTGTGATCCCATTTGCCATCTGTGCAAGTTAAAGAGTTTCCGCCATCCAACATATAACCATTTTCACAACTaaactttacttttataaaatcaCTGAACTCTGACTCGAATCTCTCACAAATCATTGGATAAATGCAGTTATCTAATATCTCCTGCTCACAAGTTTTAGAGATTTTCTCttaaaagaaataattgtaattatataaGAAAACGATGAATTGTCTCCCaacccaagaatgatagaagacaagattacgacatagtGACACTCTCACGACCCACGAAAGGGAATAGGCAACATAAGAACTGTCAaatggaaatgtgaaacatagtgaaccaaattgaataatgtgcagataaaatatcacaatgaacgtggtTCCTAAAATCGTcatctataaaatgatccaatataataaagcatatttataattaaaattatatgttttgttacaaaaagttcgccatttttccAACTACGACTTTtctgtactattgttgtttaattccgccattgcggacttctttttcaagttaatacatttttcacttagaattttaaataataattaagcactagtcttgacttcagctctttgttttggttttattgttttgtaccaccgtgaaatttgtcaatttttctttcgtttttcgtTTTGCTCTCGTGTTCTGGGATCGTGAGCGCTCAACAGgaaatcaaaattcaaaaaagctaactgtaaacgaatgtcgtaatcttgtattctatcattcttgtcCCAACCGAACTTAAATATTCGCtccaaatataaaacataaacgGTGTAAAtcagagtttttccacatttcgGCAACAAATTGACCCTAAATGATGAGAAGTGCATGAACAATATGAACCATACCAAATACATACCAAAGCATTTAGGCATAATGCCATCTCATTTTCTTCCCCTGCAGGCTAAATATTGTGAGCCTTGCAGAGTGTAGCCATCTtcacaatttacatataaattttcgttATTTGATAATTCCGGGATGTCTCTTCTGTAGATACTCTTATACTTTCGTAGCGTTCGATCATATATCTTACACTTTAACGGATAAGTGCAGTCCGCAAATATACTAACATCACAAACAGTTTCCTCTAAAAATAAAGGACGATatgtaaattagaaaataaaaccaaaatctCGAGCGAAAATTACTGCAAGTAGGAATCCTATTACTCCATCCATTGTTCGTACATGTTATGAACATTGCCCCATCCAGTTCATAACCATCTTCACAACTATAGTCTACATGTACCCCTGGAAGCACCACGTCAGCCCTGTTTCCAAAGTTAAGGAAAGATGTTTTGTGATTGTGTCGACAGAGTAATGGCGCTGTGCACGGACTAACCAGACTTAGATCACACAAGGGAGCTATTAATAtagaatttaattgatttaaaaacacgtgttattttgtaacaaaatataACACAGCTTACTGCAAGTAGGTGCAGCACTACTCCAGCCATTATTCATACAGGTTGAACGATTCTCGCCATCCAGTTTATATCCATCTTCGCAGGTAAATTCAAAGTAAGAGCTTTCTTTGATCATCTTATTCCATGTGGAATATTGATAGCCCTCCAAACTTTGTATATTTGAATCGAACACATTGTATTTGAGCGGTGAACTGGGATTTCCCAGATCGGATATATCGCAATGATTAACTGTAAAGAACATTTGTAATAAgtgaagaatttttaaaataatcttctataatataaaaatgaatcgcaaaatgtgttgctaagcgcataactcgagaaccgctgaaccgatttcgcaaattctttgtttagaatgtttttagaggtaccaggatggttcttacggagagaaaaattagaaaaattgcttgaaaaagtcttacatccacaattttctaatcacccatgcAAACAAtgtgtgtcgttagtctcgaaaaaagtcaagaagagccaaaccgatctggctaattttagttttgaaatatttatggaag
This genomic interval carries:
- the LOC128919938 gene encoding sushi, von Willebrand factor type A, EGF and pentraxin domain-containing protein 1-like codes for the protein MFRFVITCFISITIYIGSKGGGNAHGSNTFDVETNRQKCNGEEQMKCWSGQCVSITVKCNGIKDCEDGSDEQSSLCETMLCGDKQFQCHYGACIPIEAKCNGTQECWDGTDENEKLCRYEIDITSIQTTVGTITRDTTILPPTKIATKWPQTVGNQYNISTTTILPPNKVTTKRQQTVFNRYKTHATTTTKPIKECVLRNCDYPLFCKISIPGSRNSNAIHYQRRLSLIEGSQVIFNCAEGYYLVGANRLTCTPRGWSHSSPSCKPYCDADFIHNCRPPLKCLFEQPNSRSKIFITKEFTQRVREHSQISFACDEGYLLEGPTMRKCTARGWSNEIPRCVNHCDISDLGNPSSPLKYNVFDSNIQSLEGYQYSTWNKMIKESSYFEFTCEDGYKLDGENRSTCMNNGWSSAAPTCTPLCDLSLVSPCTAPLLCRHNHKTSFLNFGNRADVVLPGVHVDYSCEDGYELDGAMFITCTNNGWSNRIPTCKETVCDVSIFADCTYPLKCKIYDRTLRKYKSIYRRDIPELSNNENLYVNCEDGYTLQGSQYLACRGREKISKTCEQEILDNCIYPMICERFESEFSDFIKVKFSCENGYMLDGGNSLTCTDGKWDHNLPKCIVAHSCSGHLIPICEHPLICTLFDAKSKSKQKIINNNIIQSTNYTLDTQIIFSCGYGYKLKGAEQTTCDSNGWSHEQSLKLPQCTKLMSSTSALIALPIEKKCQIPANLSDIIITKTNFRTNIDVGSSVSTNTLVTFACQPGYQLDGDEMLLCTDDGWNKKVPVCYSRNYCDARVLNEDKSITASCLFESAPVACEKIKPNTIAVIKCAIGYQQKNVHQKTILSCTNEYKWSRPITPCEIKCGELQQYSTPFARNGIEIQISEVPWHVGIYSNLNKRDFKHICGGSIVSNRLVVSAAHCFYDEANSSPYENNFFKVSPAKVKYSYNVSDGVDVTNIYIPEIYKGSDDNYYGDIAIITLQQPFIFNHSVKPICFQYIFGEAAAVETGRDSFIIGWGPTESSHYKDVLQKVEVTTLSYNSCNETLNGKATQRYDLAVDKFCVVRKGTSGELCRGDSGGGFVKSTNGQYYLVGVISHAPLGNVDCARDNLIALTNVQYYVKIRQSIEDDQIEN